One genomic region from Blastocatellia bacterium encodes:
- the cysC gene encoding adenylyl-sulfate kinase — protein sequence MREERSDEGFALWFTGLPSSGKTTLSRQVEALLRARGLKVEVLDGDEVRENLSPTLGFTKEDRDLHIRRIAYVAKLLVRNGVIVIVAAISPYRAARDQARATIGRFVEVYVHCPVEVCIERDVKGLYRKALAGMIPHFTGISDPYEEPLQPELIIHSHQETPEESARRVIARLEELGYLTHRSSAGFR from the coding sequence ATGCGAGAGGAACGTTCTGACGAAGGATTTGCTCTGTGGTTCACCGGATTGCCGAGTTCGGGGAAGACGACTCTTTCTCGACAGGTCGAAGCCCTTCTTCGGGCCCGGGGATTGAAGGTCGAAGTTCTCGATGGTGACGAGGTGAGGGAGAACCTCAGTCCCACGCTCGGATTCACCAAGGAAGATCGGGACCTGCACATTCGGCGGATCGCCTATGTGGCCAAGCTGCTTGTGCGTAATGGCGTGATCGTGATCGTCGCGGCCATTTCGCCTTACCGGGCGGCGCGCGATCAGGCACGCGCCACCATTGGCCGATTCGTCGAGGTCTACGTTCACTGTCCCGTCGAGGTGTGCATCGAGCGCGATGTCAAGGGACTTTATCGAAAAGCACTGGCCGGTATGATTCCTCATTTCACCGGCATCTCCGATCCCTACGAAGAACCGCTCCAGCCGGAACTCATCATTCACAGCCATCAGGAGACGCCGGAAGAAAGCGCCCGGCGCGTGATCGCTCGGCTGGAAGAGTTGGGCTATCTGACACATCGGTCATCTGCCGGGTTCCGTTGA
- a CDS encoding amino acid permease, giving the protein MTTLLRTLTLRDVTLLVIGSVIGSGIFLVPGTVLRQVEGHVGWALLAWVVAGLLSLVGALTYGELSARDPKAGGLYVFLREAFGPLPAFLYGWTLFFAIASGAVATLAVAFSGYAHEIFSFSPALSKAVALAMIVVLAAVNVRGTRSSADVQNWTTALKVGALVLMSGILFRFGSGWAELKMNFWSSSSSVSLASGFGLAMIGVLWAYEGWQFCTFSAGETHDPQRTFPRAFLIGSTALIAIYVVANLAYLVALGPLRMARSQSIATDAVSAVIGPTAAVLVTLAILVSIFSAANSVILTASRVFYAMARDGLFFRRLAEVHPRFHTPAASVLALSGWAALLALSGTFEQLLTYVIFSGWIFYGLGAASLFIYRKRRSDASCPYRVPGYPWTPLIFILAAALLVGNTIATQPVRAAMGLGIVFLGTPAYLLWRRRTAPVSADAPSS; this is encoded by the coding sequence ATGACGACGCTGCTCCGCACGCTGACGTTGCGCGATGTGACGTTACTGGTGATCGGCTCGGTCATCGGGTCGGGAATTTTTCTCGTGCCGGGGACGGTGTTGCGGCAGGTTGAAGGCCACGTGGGATGGGCGTTACTGGCCTGGGTGGTGGCGGGCCTTCTGTCGCTTGTGGGAGCGTTGACGTATGGTGAGTTGAGCGCCCGGGACCCCAAGGCGGGAGGACTTTATGTCTTCCTTCGTGAAGCCTTCGGCCCGCTGCCCGCCTTCCTCTATGGCTGGACGTTGTTTTTCGCTATCGCCAGCGGTGCGGTGGCAACCCTGGCCGTGGCCTTCAGCGGATACGCGCATGAGATCTTTTCGTTCAGTCCCGCGCTCAGCAAAGCGGTCGCGTTAGCGATGATCGTCGTCCTCGCCGCCGTGAACGTTCGGGGGACTCGCTCGAGCGCCGATGTCCAGAACTGGACGACGGCGCTCAAGGTGGGAGCGCTCGTGCTCATGAGCGGAATCCTCTTCCGGTTCGGGTCAGGATGGGCCGAACTGAAGATGAACTTCTGGTCATCGTCTTCGTCGGTGTCGCTGGCCTCGGGCTTTGGATTAGCGATGATTGGCGTGCTCTGGGCCTATGAGGGATGGCAGTTTTGTACCTTCAGTGCCGGTGAAACGCATGATCCCCAGCGCACGTTCCCGCGGGCATTCCTCATCGGCTCGACGGCTTTGATCGCCATCTATGTCGTGGCCAATCTCGCCTATCTCGTCGCTCTCGGCCCGCTTCGGATGGCTCGTTCCCAGAGCATTGCCACCGATGCCGTGTCGGCCGTCATCGGTCCAACGGCTGCCGTCCTTGTCACGCTGGCCATCCTCGTTTCGATCTTCAGTGCCGCCAACAGCGTCATTCTCACGGCGTCTCGGGTCTTTTACGCCATGGCCCGGGATGGACTTTTCTTTCGTCGGCTGGCTGAAGTTCATCCCCGATTCCACACGCCCGCGGCCAGCGTCCTGGCCCTGTCCGGGTGGGCTGCCCTGCTGGCCCTGAGCGGAACGTTTGAGCAGTTGCTGACCTACGTCATCTTCTCGGGCTGGATTTTTTATGGCCTGGGAGCGGCCAGCCTGTTCATCTATCGCAAGCGGCGGTCTGACGCTTCCTGCCCGTATCGTGTACCGGGCTATCCCTGGACGCCGCTGATCTTCATCCTGGCCGCAGCCCTTCTGGTGGGAAACACGATTGCCACCCAACCGGTTCGTGCCGCCATGGGACTGGGCATCGTTTTCCTGGGAACCCCTGCCTATCTCCTGTGGCGACGACGCACAGCGCCCGTTTCGGCAGACGCCCCTTCCTCGTGA